Below is a window of Trichoplusia ni isolate ovarian cell line Hi5 chromosome 26 unlocalized genomic scaffold, tn1 tig00003837_group25, whole genome shotgun sequence DNA.
ATGAAGAGAATTAACTACTTTATAgtaaactagtagttcctgagattagcgcgttcaaacaaacaaacaaactcttcagctttatatattagtatagataataatgttCATTTAAGGAATGTTTAAGAGGTGCAATAGTAAGTTTAGGAGTATTAATCTCAATGCAACTATCATTTCAAGTTTTTAGCTCACACAGGACTACAACAATTAAAGGGATCCAGTAAATGTCAAATTGCACATTTAGTTAAACAAGTTGCTACGGCCCACAGCTGGACCAAACTTCAGAAACCTCAAACATCCCAAAATATAAAGCTATAAGCTCCTCACGCACAGATGTTCTCAACACTTACAGAAGAGATATCATTTGGTTCATATTGTTACGTGGAGATCCcaaacatattgttttattagttaagattattgtttattgtacaGCATAAGGCAATAAACCTTTGTTAATGCTAGCTGTGTTACAAAGCCACGCAACGGGGGCTAACAACTGCTTTGATTCATGGGAATACAAACTCTTTTGATAATATACACTTGTAGGGAAGAGAGTGTcgctaaatataaatacacacaTTTACACATGTCACTATATCACAGGTTGTTTAACTGATGATGGTGTTACAAAGTTTCCTTCATGAAGTGTTACATTACACCGAGACTTGCAGTCAGGGGTCCCCACACAGCTACTTGAAGTTATAGCAAGTTTTATCCCACAACTGACATGTTAAAAAAGCTAATGTGGCACTGAAGAAGAAGGGGAATGAGCCAGGAGGACGTGGGATGTCAGCAAGTGTTAGTAACAAGCGAGGGAACTCGGCTTGAGAGTGTTAACCGGCAGCCGGCTGTGAGTGGAGACTATAGAGGTTACCTGACGTGAGCCAGGCGCGGGCCGTCAGCGGCGGCCGAGGGCTCGCCTCGCGCCAGCGCCCGCAGCGCGCGCAGCACGGGGCGGCGCCGCGCCAGCTGCAGGCGGCCGCGCCGCACCAGCACGaagcgcgcgcgccgccgccagccgcgcACCGCGCCCGTCGCCGCGTCCAGCTCCCGCCACGCGCCCGCCCCCCACACGAAATACGATGCCACCATTGCTCTACACACACATCTTTTTCTTCACCGCACAACACGACGCCGCAAAAAGTACCGTAAACGACAAACAACAACAGTCAACAGACAGATTCCCGCCGCCGGCACTGACACTAACGGATACAGACTATAAAACTTATTCACAGTCTGCCTAGCCTAGTAGGTAGGAATCTCGGATGACAGAATACGAATAAGAATAAACTAAACGCATTATACTAAACGGACGATCACAAGAAAATACGCGATTGCAATGCGAGTTCTGCAAAACCCGTTATTTGAACGCAAAACGATACCTTGGATTTTGGCcacacaatatttttctattaaacatAACTTCTTATTCAGAACAGAAAATTTTATAGCGATTTAACATGCCTTGAGAGGTAATCTTAAATTTTTATtgaggaaaaaaaaatttttaatataaaaaatttaaaactaaattattaattttattgatatgaaacGCGAAAAAatgaacgatttttttaatgaaccaCTATTGACTACCAtacttgtgacgtcataattttAAAGCATTTCAGAAAGGTGTAGCCTCATGGAGTACAAAACGTTTGAGAGCAATGACTTTACAGACGGACAGAAACATCAAACTTAAACCCatatatataaaatagttaCGGGGAGTGGTGGGCTACTTACTACTACCTTCCTGTCACTAGACATGTGACTGGTTCAATGTCCGCAGCGGAGTGTAGGGCTGTCATGAGCTACAGTCTGAATCAAAACAATCACAAATATTgttcgaaaaatatatttattaacaataaagaCTAAACTATCATATACATTTTACCCGAATAAACGGTAATATTACATACATTCAGCAGCTTGTcacattatgtttttttacattaactaatattgttttaacaacaaaaacatacaaccaacttcaaataaaaatctccCGAGTGAAACTGGATGAATACCAGCAAAGTCACGTTAAACAACAAAAGAATCTACAAATCATTAAGTCCGAATTTCTGATGCAATTACACATAAACAATCAGACTAACTGAGAACCTCATACTTTTTGGAGTCGATTGATAAAGTGATGTACGACAAACATTACCCGAGCTGTATGAAGTACACAGTAGGGTCAGTAGGGCCACATGTCCAGAGTCAGGGCGCTGCTAAAGTTTCGTGTCGTCGTCAGTCATGGCGTTCATGATGAGGTCGTAGTAGGGGCGCACGTCCGTGAACACCAGTATGGCTTGCTGGCCGTCCCGCTTGTGCGCGAAGCTGCCGATGCCGAACACTGTCTGATTCGACACGAGTATAGCACTGGACGAGAGACCTTTCAGGTCATGGTTATTCTTCACACATATGAACAGTCCCCAATGCTTAGGGATGTACAAATCGCAGTCCACTATGACGTTATCTTCAGTAACGAAGTCGAAATGTTGGTGTTCCCTCTCTCCGTCTATATTCAGCTGACAGTAGCGCAAAGGATACTCCAGTCTCTCATTGGGTCTAGCGATGTCCATCGTGAACACAATGTTCACTTTTCCAACAGCAATGTCTTTTTCTGCCATGTGTGTGAACTGGAACTTGGAGTCAAAGTCCGGCTTGACTCGCAGCACCATCAGGTCGTGCAGCGGGCTGCGCTTGTCCGCTCCCCGGCCGTGCCAACTCTTACTGGAAGTAGATTCCTCTGGCGAGAACGTCACTCGCCGGCCCGACCACATCTCGTGCAAGTGGAAGTACACTAGCCCCCCCACTGGGTCATTCGCATGTACTATACGACCGATGTTCACGTAAATATACATGTCCTTTATAGGGGAAGTATCTTTAGAGAGTTCTATGAACGGGTTATACGATGTTAGCACCCGGTTTCTATCTAGGATAACTCCGGTAGCAATCGGCCGACATCCGTATTTTGCTTCATTATCTGTTATCAAGATGTTTACGACTCTATCCCAGAAAAACGTTTTTAGTCGTTGTCCATAACCCACGGGCTCCCTGTGTAGCCAGGTCACTTTCTTCCCACTCACTCCCGTCAGTGTGACTGGTTTCAGATTACTCGATGCAGTAGATATGAATGTGAGAATAAGGACTAGCAGCAACGCAGCCTTCACTGGAAGAGACAACATTGAAAGTCATCAAGCCGTttcataatattgataaattgcaacgttataataaaaaaagttatcgatcgcaggttaagcaGCGCTTGGTCCGTAGGGTGACCATTTGTGTCATGACGAGtgcctccgtgtttcggaaggcacgttaaatggTGGTTCCTGGATGTTATtgctacatctttgacagtcgttacaggtagtcagaagcttgaaagtctgacaaccactctaaccaaggggtatcgtgatcttgagcgctcggcggaagagtggggaacGCTTTGAGCATCGTAcactcatgacaaaataaaacgccaatcttcAGCCGTCTtaaggtgcatgcaactgcagcaaagaagaAATTCCAACAAATCACGAGAgccggctatgacgcgatgtgctgcgggccaatcactgcattttagtccgccccgcgcctcatttcataccgcaaaagggacccaaaaaatcacttctgcgcaggtgaaggtcagcgctcaagatccgtgccggtaactatactttgctgaatccggttaggctgaaagccgaccacaacatagtttagaaaattataggccgatgatgatgtaaCGAAGTAACCGCCGTGACTACAAAGttagtattatatatatatgtatatgtatattgtttgtaTGTGTATATATGTGTTCCACGTACCTGGTCTCGGGCAGCTGGGGAGAAACATCTCGGAGTGAATAGATTATGAAGAGCACTCGATTAGCTGTCGCCGGCCGCTCCTGTTACAATCACAAGCGTGTTGGTATCAAATAGTACAACATATTATGTTGCAGAAGTTGTCGGCTTATGCTCATAGGATCTTGACGCTCTGCCAAAATGGTACCAAGGTTGCTGCGACCTGTAACGGCCACAGATATACTTGcatatatgaaaatttaaactgtctagccATCAAGATTCATGAGACTCAGCCACATTAtacacaaaatcaaaatcaaaagtcatttactcaaataaggctactaagtagcactttctGAAGGTCagtttacattggacagcacccagtttcgcccacccttcaccgcttcctaagtgcttttgctgtgagagaagaaacggtgcaacaaactctGTCTTTCcgtatacaaaattattatacaataatgaaataagtgtgtaggtgccgtgccaaacaaacaaatatttgaggtcGCTGTACCTAAGCCAATatgaaattaaactgtaagtaaggccaaggtcagcagagcgaccagccaccgcaacagacagacagagaaaaCACAATATGTATAAGGATCCTGCTTTTATCCCTTGGGTACGGATCCTCGTAAAGTTGTCGAGTACTCATAGAACAATAACAGAAGTCAGTACATACACAATTTCTGGGTAAACATGTCTTTGCATATTGAGCAGTACCTAATGATCACCGCACTTACTTACGATTTCGAAATTCCAACATTTATTTGGTATCCAAGTGTTTCGTTTActatttttgaatagttttcttttattttttattgtaaaagatGACTCCCAAACTCAACgcaggcattcgtggatcacacaaatgccttgTCTCTTtgggacctcaaccactcggctatgctTGCAGTCAAGTGTCTCAAAACGTAAGAAAAGTATCATAGTCATTAGAACCTTAAATAAGttagaacaacagaaacataCAACCCGACGACcgacaaattaaaaactactgaCCATAACTtacctactaaaatattttatgtgactATATTAAACAGCTATTTCAAGAAAAATGATCAAATAATTGGTGCTTCCAGTCCAAAGTTTTGAGAATACGcacataaaaaatagataaattgaAAACCGTCTGAATTTCTAGTTAGAGATCACCTGCTGTTGCACCTTGTAACTTATAAACGTTTGTTGAAACCTCCACCAATATgcgaaataaagaatattctatttatcAATCCATGTGCTCTTTTTTCAAGTCAGTTGGTTCTGAGTGCTTAGAGGCACAAGGCCGCCACCACAGACGGGCTGTTATATAATAGAAACTCTTACCTCGCTTAAGCACTTCACAATAACTTCAATGAACCTCTCTTAGTTACGTTGGACACAAAACTAACTGCTAGTGTAAGTTGTCAAATATAACCCGTCACTGGTCCCGAGAGGTGTGGCTTCGGGAGAGACCAGCTAGGAGACAAGCTTGTGGCGTGCGCGCCCGCGACGTCTTATATAGTCTGGATGTACGCAGACCTAGTTTCTAACGGTTGTTGACAACAAACAGGAAGTTCCGGAGTAAATAGAATTGTCTTtgagatttgtttgtttgtgtttaggAGTTATGTGAGTTTGTAGATGAACGCACATAACTTGTCTACGAAGAAATGTTGTTTCTAAAATATGGGCACCGGGCAGGCCGCGGAGATTCCTGAGGAGACACGAAATAAATGAACGGTCGCCAGTTTAGTTAGGCACCTAAATCGTGAAccgaaataaatagaaaaaagaacagCTAAGTTGTGCTATGGTGTGACAAGCAGTACGGCGTTAGAGaacaaaatacaagaaaattaaactttcaaaaatattatgtttaaatgtaaattactaGCGACCcaccccggcttcgcacgggaacAATGctaatatacatatacttcAGAAATTCTTTAATGTTCTTTGTTTTGATAAGGATTCCATCCATCACTGCATCGGCATAGTAGTAAAAACAACTTCAAAATAAGCGCTGCTGAGTAATCACGTCACGTCACTATAGAGTAATAGATGTAATTAAGTTGGGGCGTAACGGAAAAATGTGACGCGTGACGGACAAATGTGACGGTTAATATTTTTCCAACGGCCGATATTAAAAGTTAGATATATGCTGTCTTCGTCTTTATTGTAGATCTTTGactggtgtacaatattgtagaatattatgTTGATGCATTTCTTAGGGTTAAGAAATCGTTCGTAAATAATAGTCAATTCATTAGAATCCTCTAAAATTGACGATGTTTTTCTAGGTACTAAATTATGCAAAGgttatactttaaaacattcctcttgagtaattttatctataaaaaaaactgcatcaAAAACCGTTGAGTAGTTTTCAAGATTGAAATGGATATAGTTACAGAAAAAGCGACTGTTTTATACTATGTGATGATAGAACACCACACACGTATCTAACCAAGTTTTGCagatttaactaaaatattattatttaaataaacagttggcttcaatttaaattaatgatgtatAAACAGTTgggaatttaataaacaaattggttCTGGCTAAACTGAATAGTCGAGACGGTACATCAAATCAAACTAAATGTTCTAATGACATGAAGTAAGTGTTCAAAAGTGCAtccatagccgagtggttcaggtctGCACGTCACACATGCCGTGCGCACCGCGTCGCGGGTCCGACCCAGCGTAGGACGAcggtttgtgtgatccacgaatgcgtgtcctgagtctgggtgtctttgtgcgtgtgacttgaatgtttgtgaaacccctcgacAAGCATTCGCTTCTCTTATAcaaacccgcaacacgtcgcgtaCACTCTGTCTGGCGTGtacggcttcgcccgcgtcgatgtcggttgtatcgcgtttccaagagaaattTTCTAAAGTcctggataaaaactatcctatgttctttctgaaggtcaactctatctctgtacctaatttcatttaaatcggCTCAGTGgattagacgtgaaagcgtaacagacagacagacggacagacagagttactttcgcatttataatattagtaggtataggTAAATTTGTTAATATTCACGCAcgtatgtaatatttaaaatcggGAATCGAATTTTAGACGCTTAgaaaacgactctcgcactaagTAGTTTCTCCAATCATGCAAGTGTTAATAATTGTATGCTTGACTAGCCGTTGCTCTTGTTTTCTTTCGCGTAGCTATGATATTACAGGATATAACATACGCAGGCTGCTGAACAACAACAATCATTATTTTGC
It encodes the following:
- the LOC113506833 gene encoding uncharacterized protein LOC113506833, whose protein sequence is MFLPSCPRPVKAALLLVLILTFISTASSNLKPVTLTGVSGKKVTWLHREPVGYGQRLKTFFWDRVVNILITDNEAKYGCRPIATGVILDRNRVLTSYNPFIELSKDTSPIKDMYIYVNIGRIVHANDPVGGLVYFHLHEMWSGRRVTFSPEESTSSKSWHGRGADKRSPLHDLMVLRVKPDFDSKFQFTHMAEKDIAVGKVNIVFTMDIARPNERLEYPLRYCQLNIDGEREHQHFDFVTEDNVIVDCDLYIPKHWGLFICVKNNHDLKGLSSSAILVSNQTVFGIGSFAHKRDGQQAILVFTDVRPYYDLIMNAMTDDDTKL